CGGGATGCCCGTGCGGTACGTGTCCAGCGAGCCCTGGATGACACGCGCGGGGCCGGACTCGTCCGTCCACATGCCCCGCTGCATGGCGGTGTCGGTGGAGCCCGGAGACACGATGTTGCAGCGGATGCCGTGCTCGGCCAGCTCCAACCCCAGGCACTTGGTGAACATGGTGGAGGCGGCCTTGGACGCCGCGTAGGCCGCCATCTGCATGCGCGGCACGCCGGCCGCGTTGGAGCCCACCGTCACGATGGCGCCGGAGCGGCGGGGGACCATGTGCCGGGCCACCGCGCGCGACACATGGAACACGCCGTGGGTGTTGACGGCGAAGGTGGACATCCAGTCCGCGTCGCTCTGCGTGAGCACGGACCCCATGCGCAGGATGCCCGCCACGTTGGCCAGTACCTGGATGGGGCCCAGCTTGGAGTCGATGTGCGCGAT
The sequence above is drawn from the Corallococcus sp. NCRR genome and encodes:
- a CDS encoding 2,3-dihydro-2,3-dihydroxybenzoate dehydrogenase, which gives rise to MSSMTGHAVVTGAAQGIGAAVARKLARTMPVAVFDQNASGLELLVAELRQQGLKATAFPVDVRDKDGIEDAIAHIDSKLGPIQVLANVAGILRMGSVLTQSDADWMSTFAVNTHGVFHVSRAVARHMVPRRSGAIVTVGSNAAGVPRMQMAAYAASKAASTMFTKCLGLELAEHGIRCNIVSPGSTDTAMQRGMWTDESGPARVIQGSLDTYRTGIPLRRIATPDDIAEAVVFLASDQARHITMHDLCIDGGATLGV